The genomic window GCTAGATTTACTATACATTATGGATATCTTTACAATTCCGGATCAAATTAGTCCTATTGACTATGCTAAACTGAAGAAAAAAGAACGTAAAAAAGCTTCTTCTAAAAAAGACAAAACTGCTTCTAAAGAAGACCTGGGATGGTA from Aquimarina sp. ERC-38 includes these protein-coding regions:
- a CDS encoding helix-turn-helix domain-containing protein, with the translated sequence MNQNKSQEQIASMAGISRSTLSLLERGEVVRMDSFIQVLRVLDLLYIMDIFTIPDQISPIDYAKLKKKERKKASSKKDKTASKEDLGW